The Setaria viridis chromosome 9, Setaria_viridis_v4.0, whole genome shotgun sequence sequence GCCTGACCCATGGGGGTTTCCTCACGcacccagctcctcctcctcctcgcgatCTCGTCGGTTCTCGCCTTCAACCACGCAGCGGCTGCCGGCGCCGTCTTCGAGGTACGCCGCAAGTTACCGCTCCACTGTGGCGGGGGAGGTTGCCATTACGCGGAGCACGTGGAGCACGATGCCCGTCGCCAAGGTCGCCGCCTCTCTCCCGGCACAAATTTCCCACTCGGCGGCAGCCCGGCAACAGAAACTGGGTAAAGTAAAAACCCCACGTGCACGCCGAATTTTTGGTACGGCTATCTAGGGCACTTCCATGGGTGTGGTAATCTGATCTCTGGGATGCGGCGTTGCAGTCTGTACTTCGCTGAGCTCACAATTGGGAAGCCGCCGAAGGCATACGGCATGGAGGTGGacaccggcagcggcagcgccctGGTGAACTGCGTCACCCGCGACTCCTGTCCCCGCGAGGACATCAGTGGGGTATAGCTCTCTCCATCCTGCTGTAGCAGAAATTGTATGGCTTGATGTACTTAATAAACGCTACTGAAAAAATTAGTAGGATGGAACCGCCtttcaaccaatcaatacaacctcgTAGAGAAGCTTTGGCTAAAACTCTAGCAGTTTCTTGAAGCTTGCTTTAGATATTTAGAatcttactccctccgtcccaaaatatagctacatttagctttttcaaaagtcaaatctttttaactttgaccaataatacctctaaaaataatttatttcaaataaaaaagatttcatattataatagttggtttcatgataaatctactaaCATAATTTTTATGCTATTAGTCTCTTTGATTATTTCTCTATTCGCAGTCAAAGTTGAAAATATTTGActtgaaaaaaatctaaatGTAGCTAAAttctgggacggagggagtacctattTGAGTACAGGGCGTTGCTCAGAGTGTTGGCAGCATTGTGGAGAGATTGCCATAATTTGATTGTGTTGTACTAGCTTTATGATATCTCGTCAAGATATAAGTTAGAAATGGATGTGATATGAACTAAAGAGTAAGAAATGTGGCAACGGTGATCCTTGTTAAGTTACCAACTGATCTGTGAAAACAAATTTCAAAATAGGATTACCACAACAATATATGTCGTTGTTGACGATGCAACTAACTAGAACTGCCGTGCTATGTATCTATGTGTTGTAACTACTTCTAGATATATAGGCATGCTGGTtactattttttaatataaacaCTGCAGTTGTTCTAACAAAATGTTTGATCTTACAGATGGCCTGAGGAGTAACCACACAATATATTTGTGACATCAGCCAGTACGCAGTTGTGATAGCCTAAACTACACTACCGGTTGGTGGCTAGAACAAGTACTGTTTTATGCTTTTGACATTATAATTAGTACGGTTTGTGGCTTCAACAATAcgtagcattagtaccggtttgaACCTTGCCCCAACTGTTGAACTGGTATTGATGCTACCATCTGTAGAGGTTCTTGCACAACTGGTTCGATCTGATAGGCAGTGTAGTAGTGTGGATGGCTGAACAGCTTTAGCGTTCTAGTTTTTCGTTTCTGCTGCTGTCGGTGTTAGTTAGGTCTAATTACCACTACTAATGTTGTTCCGTGTTCAGCTGGCAGCAACTGGGGAAGCAAGCCTCAGATTTTGCCCTTTGTTTGGACACTTCCTATGGTGCTGGGGTTGTTGCGACTGGAAATATAGTGTGTCCCGCAATTCTGAAGACCAGCTTGGTGTCCAACAGGTATGTCATCTACTCATCTTGAGTATAGGGTTGACATAGTTTAGTGACTGGCGTTTAGGATGGATTTTGATTTCTACATCAGTTAGGAGC is a genomic window containing:
- the LOC117836156 gene encoding aspartic proteinase 39 isoform X2; the protein is MGVSSRTQLLLLLAISSVLAFNHAAAAGAVFEVRRKLPLHCGGGGCHYAEHVEHDARRQGRRLSPGTNFPLGGSPATETGLYFAELTIGKPPKAYGMEVDTGSGSALVNCVTRDSCPREDISGMA